A genomic stretch from Falco naumanni isolate bFalNau1 chromosome 6, bFalNau1.pat, whole genome shotgun sequence includes:
- the ID2 gene encoding DNA-binding protein inhibitor ID-2 encodes MKAFSPVRSVRKNGLSEHNLGISRSKTPVDDPMSLLYNMNDCYSKLKELVPSIPQNKKVSKMEILQHVIDYILDLQIALDSHPSIVSLHHQRPGQNPSSRTPLTTLNTDISILSLQASEFPSELMSSDSKALCG; translated from the exons ATGAAAGCCTTCAGCCCGGTGCGGTCCGTCAGGAAAAACGGCCTGTCGGAGCACAACCTGGGCATCTCCCGGAGCAAAACCCCCGTGGATGATCCCATGAGCCTGCTGTACAACATGAACGACTGCTACTCCAAGCTGAAAGAGCTGGTGCCCAGCATCCCGCAGAACAAGAAAGTGAGCAAGATGGAAATCCTGCAGCACGTTATCGACTACATCCTGGACCTGCAGATCGCCTTGGACTCGCACCCCAGCATCGTCAGCCTCCACCACCAGAGACCCGGGCAGAACCCTTCCTCCAGAACTCCTCTGACCACCCTAAACACAGACATCAGCATCCTCTCGCTACAG GCGTCCGAGTTCCCTTCAGAGCTCATGTCGAGCGACAGCAAAGCACTTTGTGGCTGA